In the Methanofollis sp. genome, CCGACTTTTCCGTGGATGCCGTCGACCCCGCGTTCCACCCCCTGCGGGCGAAGATCCATGGCGGTTCCGCGACCCCCGCGGAGAGAGAGGCCTACAGAGAACACCTCGACGCCGTCTGTGCCGCCATCCTGACGCGCCCTGCCGACGAAGTCTTTGCGGTCAGGGAGGTGGCGCCCGACGTGCCTGAGAAGGCCAGGATCTTTGTGTCGTACACCTGCGCCGTCTGCGGGGAACAGGTCGCCGAATCGCGGGCTCGGGTCAAGGACGGGAAGATCGTCTGCATCCCGTGCGCCGGAAAATATACGAGAGGGTGGTGACCCCCCTCAAAAACTGTTTTACTCTTTCTTCCCTTCGCCGAGCGTGTGGATCACAAGTCCGGAGAGGAGTTTCGGTTCGAACCAGGTCGACTTCGGGGGCATGACCATGCCTGCGTCCGCGATCTCCATCACGGTCTCGACATCGACAGGCTGCATCGAGAAGGCGACGGCAAACTCGCCCGAGTCAACCCTCTCTTCGAGGTCGGCAAGAGGCCTGGCACCGCCGAGGTACTGGAGACGGGCGTCGCCGCGGGGGTCGGTGATCCCGAGCATCCCCTCGAGCACCCTCTTCTGGATGACGGAGACGTCGAGGGAACCGATCGGGTCGTCAGGGTTTTCGATCGGGCAGGTGATCTCGTACCAGACACCGCCCAGGTACATGTGGAAGACATGGTGGCCGTCGGCCTCCCTGAGGGGCGGCACACGGAAGACAGTGTCGTCGATCTCGCCGTACGCCTTCACCTCGAAGCCTTCCTTCAGGGCGGCGAGGAAGGACTCGGGCGTGTACGTGCCGAGGTCGGTGACAAGCCGTGAGTAGCCGTGGATCTTCACTCTCTTATGGGCAAGGAGGATCGCCATGAACCGGCCGTCCTCGGCCTCATAGATCCCGGCTTCCCTGCGGTTCCCGGCGATCGTCACCGCGGACTTGGCGCGGTGGTGACCGTCGGCGATGTACGCGGCCGGCACGCGGGCGAAGAGGCTCTCGATGTGCGCGAGGCGGACAGGGTCTTTGATCCTGAAGAGCTCGTGGACATTCCCCTGCTCGGTCTTGACGACGGCATCGGGCTCGCCCTCGGGGAGGATGGACTCGATGTACCCGAAGATGTCACCCTCGTCAGGGTACAGGACGACCACGAGGCCGGTGTTGGCGTTCGTGGCGTCGATGTGCCGGGTTCTGTCCCGTTCCTTGTCATAGCGGGTGTGCTCGTGCTTCTTGATGACGTCCTGGATGTAGTCGTCGACGTCAAGGCAGGCGACGAGCCCGAGATAGAGGTTGCCCCCCTGTTTCACCCGGTAGAGGTACATCGACGGGGCGTCGTCCCGGCGGAAGATCCCCTTCTCCTGCATCTCCTGGAAGGTCTCCCTCGCCTTCTCGTAGATCTGCTCGTCGTCGGCAGGGATGTCCCTGAGGATGGCGTCTGTCCTGCTCACGCTGAGAAAAGAGAGCGGGTTTTTCCTGATGACCTCTGCGGCCTCGTCTGTCGTCACCACGTCGTATGGCACCGAGGCAATCTTCGCGGCATATGCGCGCTCGGGCCGCAGCCCTGAAAAACGGTATACCTTTACCATGGGGATCACGTATCGTTCAAGCTGGTAGTACTTTCCCTCAGGTCAATATATTTCCTCGTGCAAGAGGTAGATCACAAACAATGTCCAAGCCAGGGATTTTTTTACGGAAAGCGGTGATCGGGGACCTCCCGGCCATCGTCGCCATCGAGCGTGAGTCCTTTGTGGACCCCTGGACTGAAGAGGCCTTTCTTCAGGCGCTTGAGTGCTGGGCCGAGACTTTCTTTGTTGCGGTCGCGTGCGGGGAGGTCGCGGGCTTCATCGTCGGCGGGATCGAGGACACCGGCGAGGCGGTGTACGGTCATATCTGCAACTTTGCAGTGGCTGAAAGGTTCAGGCACCGCGGGATCGGGGCGATGCTCGTCCAGAGTACCGAGAGGCTGTTTGCCGTCGATCTTGCGGAGGGCGTACAACTGGAGGTAAGGGTCTCCAACATCTATGCTCAGGCCTTTTACCGGAGACATGATTACCAGCCGGTCTTCACTATAGCGGGGTACTATTCCAATGGCGAGGACGCCATCGTGATGATGAAGTGGTTCTTCTGAAGGGTCATGGCCGGGGGGCAAAGCCCCCCGGACCCCCCACTATCAGGATAGGAACAGGGGCGGCGGTGGATCGACTTCTCTGACAGCCGCCCCTCTCCTGGGTTCGAGGCCGGAAAGTGCGGAAGAGGGTCATTCGTCGTTTTGTGGCCTCCCATCATCCGGTCGGGGAGATGGTAATCCCCCTCAG is a window encoding:
- a CDS encoding FmdE family protein, giving the protein MQNPTFEEAVHFHGHRCPGLAFGCRAAEIAMEKVGAVRAPDEELVAIVENDACGVDGIQVVTGCTVGKGNLILRDLGKGAWTLINRTSGKAVRIMTRPDFSVDAVDPAFHPLRAKIHGGSATPAEREAYREHLDAVCAAILTRPADEVFAVREVAPDVPEKARIFVSYTCAVCGEQVAESRARVKDGKIVCIPCAGKYTRGW
- a CDS encoding DUF1015 family protein; its protein translation is MVKVYRFSGLRPERAYAAKIASVPYDVVTTDEAAEVIRKNPLSFLSVSRTDAILRDIPADDEQIYEKARETFQEMQEKGIFRRDDAPSMYLYRVKQGGNLYLGLVACLDVDDYIQDVIKKHEHTRYDKERDRTRHIDATNANTGLVVVLYPDEGDIFGYIESILPEGEPDAVVKTEQGNVHELFRIKDPVRLAHIESLFARVPAAYIADGHHRAKSAVTIAGNRREAGIYEAEDGRFMAILLAHKRVKIHGYSRLVTDLGTYTPESFLAALKEGFEVKAYGEIDDTVFRVPPLREADGHHVFHMYLGGVWYEITCPIENPDDPIGSLDVSVIQKRVLEGMLGITDPRGDARLQYLGGARPLADLEERVDSGEFAVAFSMQPVDVETVMEIADAGMVMPPKSTWFEPKLLSGLVIHTLGEGKKE
- the rimI gene encoding ribosomal protein S18-alanine N-acetyltransferase, with amino-acid sequence MSKPGIFLRKAVIGDLPAIVAIERESFVDPWTEEAFLQALECWAETFFVAVACGEVAGFIVGGIEDTGEAVYGHICNFAVAERFRHRGIGAMLVQSTERLFAVDLAEGVQLEVRVSNIYAQAFYRRHDYQPVFTIAGYYSNGEDAIVMMKWFF